In the Thermoanaerobaculia bacterium genome, AGTCCGGCGACTACCCTGGCGCTCTGGTCCGGTGCCAGGCCGTAGGAACCGAGAATCTCGGCCACCTCCTCGGCTTCCACCTCGGGTACCTCTTCCACTTCTCGCATTTCCCGGTCGCGTTCAGAGCGGAAGTGTTCGGCATCTGTCCGTGCGGCCAGGTAGCCTCCAAGTCCCATGGCAATGGAGCCTGCAGCGATCTCTGCCATTCCGGCGGTGACCACCAGGGATGTCGAACCCACTGCCCCGGAAAGACCTGCGGCGAGTGCGAAAGGCACGGTCAACCCGTCAGACATCCCGATGACAATGTCGCGCACAGTTTCGGACGCCGTAAAATGCTGCTCACGATGTTCTGCCGTTTTCATGTCTACCTCCTGCCGCAGGTTTACGTCGCTCGACGTGGCGCGGTGTCCGGATCAAGATAGGGAATTTTGATTCCCGCTTCTGAACGCATCATCTCTAGTTTAGTGCCGAAATAACGTCTTCTGCATGCGAACGGTAGCGAGGGCACGATACCGGTTTCAATCCTCATGGGTGCAGGTGAAGTCTGTCGTCTTGCTGCCGGACGATGGGCTTTCGTCGGAAGTTCCCGAATCTGCTGACTCGGTGATCGCCCTGTC is a window encoding:
- a CDS encoding VIT1/CCC1 transporter family protein — protein: MKTAEHREQHFTASETVRDIVIGMSDGLTVPFALAAGLSGAVGSTSLVVTAGMAEIAAGSIAMGLGGYLAARTDAEHFRSERDREMREVEEVPEVEAEEVAEILGSYGLAPDQSARVVAGLRADPQRWVDFMMRFELGLEEPDPGRARSSALTIAISYIVGGLIPLSPYLVFTSMSHALTLSIVVTLAALMVFGYIKGRFTIARPFRSAWQTVIVGALAAGAAFLIARAIS